GGTTGTAGCGCAGGCTTTCGCCCTGCACGACGTTGCCGCGGTACTCGAAGCGCAGCCGCCCGCTCGCCTCGAGCGTTTCGTGCTGGAATGAGTAGCGCAGGTAATCCGCAAAGACCGCCTCTCCGCGCTTTCGCAGCCGCACGGCGCCTTCGGCTTCCAGTTCCCGCTGCACGCGACCCTGTACACGGTCGGCCTCGAGAAAGATCGGCGTGGGCTCGTCGTCCTCCACTGAATAGGGGATCAGCTCACGTTGCAGCTTGAGCTTGAGTCCCAATTCCTGGGAAAGGGCAGGGACGCAGGTTGACAGCACCACAAATACGGCGAGGCGACACAGACGCAAACGCAAACGCATTCCAGGCTGTGGATAGGCCTAATGTTAGAATCGCGCTGATTCTAAACGACGATCGGCAAAACCGCGTTGGACCGTGCCGCCGCGCTCGAGCGCTGGATCGCCGAGCAGATTCCCGGTAGAAATTTCACGCTTGCTTCGGCCTCGGCCGACGCCAGTTTCCGCCGCTACTTCCGCGTGCGCTTCGGCGAAGAGACGCTGATCGCGATGGACGCGCCTCCGGCTCGGGAGGATTGCCGGCCGTTCGTCAAGGTCGCGCAACTGATGGCCGAGGCGGGCGTGCATGTACCGCGCGTCCTCGCCCAGGACATCGAACGGGGATTCCTTCTTCTCTCCGACCTGGGGAGCACTACGTATCTCGAAGCGCTGAACGAGGCCAACGCCGACGCGCTGTTCGGCGATGCCGTCGATGCGCTGCTGCGCTGGCAAAGCGCCACCCGCCCGGGCGTACTGCCGCCTTACGACGAGGCGCTGCTGCGGCGCGAGCTGGAGCTGTTCCCGGCCTGGTACGTGCACCGCCATCTCGGCATCGAGCTCACCGCCGCTCAGCAGGCTGCCCTGGAATCGATCTTTCGCCTTCTGACGGAGAACGCCACCCGACAGCCGGCTGTGTTCGTCCATCGGGACTTCATGCCGCGCAACCTGATGCTGAGCGAACCCAACCCCGGCGTCCTCGATTTCCAGGATGCCGTCTGCGGCCCGATCGCCTACGACATCGTCTCGCTGTTTCGCGATGCCTTCATAAGCTGGGATGAAGACAGAGTGCTCGACTGGACTATCCGCTATTGGGAAAAGGCGCGCGCGGCGCGGCTGCCGGTACGCGAGGACTTCGCGCAGTTCTACCGTGAGTTCGAGTGGACCGGCTTGCAGCGCCACCTGAAGGTGCTGGGCATTTTTGCGCGCATTCGCTACCGCGACGGCAAGCCAGGGTATCTGGAGGACACGCCGCGCTTCGTCCGTTACGTGCGCGCGTGTGCGGGCAGATACGACGCCCTTGCGCCGCTGCTGCGCCTGTTCGATCAGCTCGAGAATCGGGCGCGGCAGGTCGGCCTGAGCTTCTGAGCATGGGGGCTTCGCAAAGGACGGCGATGATCCTGGCGGCGGGCCGCGGAGAACGCATGCGCCCGCTCACCGACCACGTGCCCAAGCCGCTGCTGAAGGCCGGCGGCAAGGCGATCGTCGAATACCAGCTCGACAAGCTGGCCCGGGCCGGCTTTCGCCGTATCGTGATCAACCACGCTCATCTCGGCCAGATGATCGAGACCGCGCTCGGCGACGGGCGGCGCTGGGGTCTGGAGATCCGCTATTCGGCGGAAGGTGAACCGCTGGAGACCGCCGGCGGCATCCGGCTTGCCCTGCCGTTGATCGCCGCAGACAGCTTTGCCGTCGTCAACAGCGACGTCTACACCGACTACGACTACCACAGGCTCGCGGCGCGGGTCGCGGCGATGGCATCCGCCCCGGCGGTCCTGGCTCACCTGGTCCTGGTCGACAACCCCCCGCATCATCCGGGCGGCGACTTTTGTTTCGAGGAAGGAGCGCCGAAGGCCCAGGCCACGCGCAGGCTGACTTTCAGCGGGATCGGTGCCTACCGCCGCGAGCTGTTCGAAGGAATCGTGCCCGGCAGCAGGCACCCGCTCGCGCCGCTGATCGCAGGTGCCATCGAGGCGGGCAGAGCGAGCGCGGAGCACCATCGCGGGTTCTGGATCGACGTGGGCACGCCGCAACGCCTCGA
The DNA window shown above is from Burkholderiales bacterium and carries:
- a CDS encoding phosphotransferase, which codes for MDRAAALERWIAEQIPGRNFTLASASADASFRRYFRVRFGEETLIAMDAPPAREDCRPFVKVAQLMAEAGVHVPRVLAQDIERGFLLLSDLGSTTYLEALNEANADALFGDAVDALLRWQSATRPGVLPPYDEALLRRELELFPAWYVHRHLGIELTAAQQAALESIFRLLTENATRQPAVFVHRDFMPRNLMLSEPNPGVLDFQDAVCGPIAYDIVSLFRDAFISWDEDRVLDWTIRYWEKARAARLPVREDFAQFYREFEWTGLQRHLKVLGIFARIRYRDGKPGYLEDTPRFVRYVRACAGRYDALAPLLRLFDQLENRARQVGLSF
- a CDS encoding nucleotidyltransferase family protein is translated as MGASQRTAMILAAGRGERMRPLTDHVPKPLLKAGGKAIVEYQLDKLARAGFRRIVINHAHLGQMIETALGDGRRWGLEIRYSAEGEPLETAGGIRLALPLIAADSFAVVNSDVYTDYDYHRLAARVAAMASAPAVLAHLVLVDNPPHHPGGDFCFEEGAPKAQATRRLTFSGIGAYRRELFEGIVPGSRHPLAPLIAGAIEAGRASAEHHRGFWIDVGTPQRLEQLDAMLRERIR